From Triticum urartu cultivar G1812 chromosome 2, Tu2.1, whole genome shotgun sequence, a single genomic window includes:
- the LOC125536285 gene encoding nuclear transport factor 2-like has product MSTPTGNFVRPFHPDVIGNAFAQQYYRVLSSSPEHVHKFYHDESILGRPDSDGPLTSITTTYAINQHFLSTDMKGCLIQLDNVDTQPSHGGGVLILVIGSLTMLDTVKHRFVQSFFLAPQENGGYFVLNDVLRAVPEMPLAETNEALVDHVDGNTQIAPFPAEPETSVNESMDPELPSAGNISTNGEVINPSAETIPVDAEVINPSAENISISDEVVEPSVESISSKEKVIDSFGNENSQIKNDAIKIPEVAPTPASAQKDVIKKTYASIVKATNESIPPAPITKPKPKPKPRPNPTVKRAENVEKSSSVPAKTTHAAVTVPPNDQNISDDQGYSIFVKNLPWNATIEMVEAEFSKFGSIKPRGIQVVHRQIDRFCFGFVEFESEKSMNAAIEVFKVRFGSYVSYVEEKRTPKRVVNGVTHSEYNGNARGSRVLPDRGGYHCDNFRGQGAGFVNNGNYRDGDNFRGQGPSFGNNNNYRDGENFRGRGAGFVNNGNNYRDGNNMRNDNRNQNEYSGHGRGPQGNDYRKNDSRQNRNDYRQDGNGYRQNGDDYRQNRDGYRQIGDGFRQNRDGYRQNGDGFRQNRDGYRQNGDDYRQNGNGHHQPRPVHNGNGNANGRPGRFNGPKQIAVTA; this is encoded by the exons ATGTCTACACCAACCGGGAATTTCGTACGTCCTTTTCATCCGGATGTG ATTGGGAATGCGTTTGCTCAACAATACTACAGAGTTTTGAGTTCGTCACCAGAGCATGTCCATAAGTTCTATCATGATGAAAGTATCCTTGGTCGACCAGATTCTGATGGTCCATTGACATCTATAACCACTACATAC GCTATCAATCAACACTTCTTATCTACAGATATGAAGGGCTGTTTGATACAGTTGGATAATGTAGATACTCAGCCATCCCACGGTGGTGGTGTGCTCATTTTGGTTATTGGATCTCTTACCATGCTTGATACTGTGAAGCATAGATTTGTTCAGTCATTCTTCCTTGCTCCACAAGAAAATGGAGGCTATTTTGTTTTGAATGATGTGCTTCGAGCTGTGCCGGAGATGCCATTGGCTGAGACAAATGAAGCTTTAGTTGACCATGTTGATGGAAACACTCAGATTGCTCCATTTCCAGCTGAACCAG AAACATCTGTCAACGAGAGCATGGACCCAGAGCTTCCATCTGCAGGGAATATTTCCACCAATGGTGAAGTCATAAATCCATCTGCAGAGACGATTCCTGTGGATGCTGAAGTCATAAATCCATCGGCAGAGAATATTTCCATCAGTGATGAAGTCGTGGAGCCATCTGTAGAGAGTATTTCTAGCAAGGAGAAAGTCATAGATTCATTTGGAAATGAAAATTCTCAAATTAAGAATGATGCTATTAAGATACCTGAGGTAGCACCTACTCCTGCTTCAGCTCAGAAGGATGTTATTAAGAAGACTTATGCATCGATT GTTAAGGCCACAAATGAGAGTATACCGCCAGCACCCATTACCAAACCCAAACCCAAACCCAAACCTAGACCAAATCCAACAGTAAAGAGAGCTGAAAATGTGGAGAAATCTTCGTCTGTTCCTGCAAAAACTACGCATGCAGCAGTTACTGTGCCTCCAAATGACCAAAATATTTCTGATG ACCAAGGGTATTCAATCTTTGTGAAGAACTTGCCTTGGAATGCAACTATTGAAATGGTTGAGGCTGAGTTCAGTAAGTTTGGTTCAATCAAGCCTCGTGGTATACAAGTTGTACACCGTCAG ATTGATCGGTTCTGCTTTGGCTTTGTTGAATTTGAGTCTGAAAAATCAATGAATGCAGCAATCGAG GTATTTAAAGTTCGTTTTGGCTCGTATGTGTCTTACGTCGAGGAGAAACGAACTCCAAAACGAG TTGTTAATGGAGTCACCCATAGTGAGTACAATGGCAATGCTCGGGGCAGTCGGGTCCTGCCAGACAGAGGTGGTTACCATTGCGACAACTTCAGGGGACAGGGAGCAGGCTTTGTGAACAATGGCAACTACCGTGATGGCGACAACTTCAGGGGTCAGGGGCCGAGCTTTGGGAACAACAATAACTACCGTGATGGTGAAAACTTCAGAGGGCGGGGAGCGGGCTTTGTTAACAATGGTAACAACTACCGTGATGGCAATAACATGAGGAATGATAACAGAAATCAGAACGAGTACTCAGGCCATGGTCGAGGACCGCAGGGGAATGACTACCGCAAGAATGACTCCCGTCAGAACAGGAATGACTACCGTCAGGACGGGAACGGCTACCGCCAGAATGGAGATGACTACCGCCAGAACAGGGACGGCTACCGTCAGATCGGAGATGGCTTCCGCCAGAACAGGGACGGCTACCGCCAGAACGGAGATGGCTTCCGCCAGAACAGGGACGGCTACCGCCAGAACGGAGATGACTACCGCCAGAATGGGAACGGACACCATCAGCCACGCCCCGTCCATAACGGGAACGGGAATGCGAATGGGAGGCCTGGCCGCTTCAATGGTCCCAAGCAAATAGCCGTTACCGCATAG
- the LOC125536284 gene encoding protein LONGIFOLIA 1-like, producing MPAARRVLNALADDMPEFDRRQMGCMAGIFQIFDRQRMLTARRAGAGAGAGSGGRQPQQKRLPAGRTPPESSSIVPVQSSSTPKIILEKTLSKSMTENSSLSIESSRASCSSSSCSSFSSIDGSKSAQQELPYINEELFPQRPPKSSPSLQGADMDTKTAQPNVGFRDIVKDSINRDSGGLTVMTTANGARRNAQYKDSPRPLLLSKSMDGTYVISIDRTTKAVPANVVESSRRFPEQSRFSCDDRRLLRPAETQEAKKPSSTRAKELPRLSLDSRKESLSPSSRLKSCSYRRTDDSLLDTLKPQDSPGHRRSNSVIAKLMGLEEAPDAMGMLVADSYEPARSPRTAAQATRSERPSRSPRRDCQDACGSLPKNEPSALKTRPPPRILTEAAPWRQQERGVSVTNSKASQCRDAEVRPRTPSLYADIERRLGGLEFSECNKDFRALRILGVFHAKDAKHQNNDGDAASVASQSQEEDSATTSSRSFQSPIVVMKSSRTTEKPGVSVAPLAGLRGLRKLQPRDSSFTDKSEASTNEKIHSRVARAQSKSDEPASRASSPRPTGSSSPRLVQRKAESERRSRPPVSPKSPSKKSNEAASPRGRTRSKPSQVRSNRDNEASQSPGRRISLAKQIDVSIMDCQSPLVARSSFVDPKTPSQKSPSSILGSDHKIHSLENALSPVSVLDTSFYHKSISDSFKDGETHTSDECWNSNSLPDTPQSKTSSEVSQIKPENLEALIQKLEQLQSMNDEAANSKDHQYIYEILLASGLLHKELSFAAMPAQLSPSSCPINPELFLILEQTKPHFISAIQAVTGAKKSSDPNMEKLHRRIVFDLVNEIIAQKMNIYSSASGTAKLLRSRKLSGWRLFKELCTEVDRLLSESSAAKCSEEDEDENIPLSEDALYEMKDWGSPEGELQGMVLDIERSIFRDLIDEVIGCEATERMQAGQWKLRRQLSFSSIN from the exons ATGCCGGCGGCGAGGAGGGTGCTCAACGCCTTGGCCGACGACATGCCGGAGTTCGACCGCCGCCAGATGGGCTGCATGGCCGGCATATTCCAGATCTTCGACCGCCAGCGGATGCTCACCGCGCgtcgcgccggcgccggcgccggtgcCGGCTCCGGCGGGCGGCAGCCGCAGCAGAAGAGACTGCCCGCAG GCCGTACTCCACCAGAAAGCAGCAGCATTGTTCCAGTGCAGAGCTCAAGTACCCCCAAAATCATTCTG GAGAAAACACTCAGCAAAAGCATGACCGAGAACAGTAGCCTCTCAATAGAGTCATCAAGagcttcttgttcttcctcttcatgctcctCTTTCTCGTCGATCGACGGCAGCAAATCAGCTCAACAGGAGCTACCGTACATCAACGAAGAACTCTTTCCGCAGAGGCCACCGAAGAGCTCACCAAGTCTGCAGGGCGCTGACATGGACACCAAGACCGCACAGCCGAACGTCGGTTTCAGAGACATCGTCAAGGACTCCATCAACCGGGACTCGGGAGGGTTAACTGTCATGACCACAGCGAATGGAGCAAGAAGGAACGCGCAGTACAAGGACTCGCCAAGGCCATTGCTGCTCTCCAAATCGATGGACGGAACCTACGTCATCAGCATCGACAGGACCACCAAGGCCGTCCCCGCAAACGTCGTCGAGTCCAGCAGGCGTTTCCCGGAGCAGTCGCGCTTCTCATGCGACGACCGGCGGCTCCTGCGGCCGGCTGAaacccaagaagccaagaagccttcTTCCACAAGGGCCAAAGAGCTTCCTAGGCTGTCCTTGGACAGCAGGAAAGAGTCTCTGAGCCCAAGTTCACGTCTGAAGAGCTGCAGTTACAGGAGAACCGATGACTCTCTCCTGGACACTCTGAAGCCTCAAGACTCCCCGGGCCACAGGCGTTCCAACAGTGTCATCGCCAAGCTCATGGGGTTGGAAGAAGCACCAGATGCTATGGGGATGCTGGTCGCTGATAGCTACGAGCCTGCAAGATCACCAAGAACAGCAGCACAAGCCACACGGAGCGAGCGTCCATCGCGTTCGCCCAGGAGAGATTGCCAGGATGCGTGTGGTTCCCTGCCGAAAAACGAGCCTTCAGCACTGAAAACAAGACCTCCTCCAAGAATTCTCACTGAAGCGGCTCCCTGGAGGCAGCAGGAGAGAGGCGTCAGCGTCACCAACAGCAAGGCTTCACAATGCCGAGACGCTGAGGTGAGGCCAAGAACCCCATCTCTCTATGCCGATATAGAGAGAAGGCTTGGTGGGCTCGAGTTCTCGGAGTGCAACAAAGACTTCAGAGCTCTCAGAATTCTGGGTGTGTTCCATGCAAAGGATGCTAAGCACCAGAACAACGATGGTGATGCCGCATCAGTGGCTTCTCAGAGCCAAGAAGAGGATTCAGCCACCACCAGTTCCAGAAGCTTCCAGTCTCCCATTGTAGTCATGAAGTCATCAAGAACCACCGAGAAGCCTGGGGTCTCAGTTGCTCCCCTTGCAGGGCTGAGAGGCCTCAGGAAGCTGCAGCCCAGAGATTCATCCTTCACTGACAAGAGCGAAGCCAGCACAAATGAGAAGATCCATTCTCGCGTTGCAAGGGCTCAATCCAAGTCTGACGAACCTGCCAGCAGAGCGAGCTcgccaaggcctacagggtcatCAAGCCCCAGGTTAGTGCAGAGGAAGGCAGAGTCGGAGAGGCGGTCTCGTCCCCCGGTCTCACCAAAGTCTCCAAGCAAGAAGTCAAATGAAGCAGCATCCCCAAGAGGAAGAACAAGATCAAAGCCTTCTCAAGTGAGGAGCAACCGTGACAATGAGGCCTCGCAGAGTCCAGGAAGAAGGATCAGCTTGGCGAAGCAGATTGACGTCAGTATAATGGATTGTCAAAGTCCTCTGGTTGCCAGATCATCATTCGTCGACCCAAAAACACCGAGCCAAAAG agccCTTCTTCAATCCTGGGTTCAGATCACAAGATCCATTCACTGGAGAACGCCCTGAGCCCCGTGTCGGTCCTCGACACATCCTTCTACCATAAAAGTATCTCAGATTCATTCAAAG ATGGCGAGACGCATACCTCAGACGAATGCTGGAATTCAAACAGCCTGCCGGACACGCCGCAGTCGAAGACGAGCAGTGAAGTCAGCCAGATCAAACCAGAAAACCTGGAGGCGCTCATTCAGAAACTTGAACAATTGCAATCGATGAACGATGAAGCTGCAAACTCCAAAGATCACCAGTATATCTACGAGATACTCTTAGCATCTGGTCTTCTGCACAAGGAACTTAGCTTCGCAGCGATGCCTGCACAACTTTCGCCATCCAGCTGCCCGATCAATCCAGAGCTCTTCCTCATTCTAGAGCAAACAAAGCCGCACTTCATTTCAGCGATTCAGGCTGTTACCGGAGCTAAGAAGAGTTCTGACCCTAACATGGAGAAGCTTCATCGCAGAATTGTATTCGATCTGGTAAATGAAATTATAGCTCAGAAGATGAACATCTATAGCTCTGCAAGTGGAACGGCGAAACTTCTTCGGTCAAGGAAGTTAAGCGGGTGGCGTCTTTTCAAGGAATTGTGCACAGAGGTCGACAGGCTCTTATCCGAGAGCTCGGCAGCGAAATGCTCCGAAGAGGATGAGGATGAAAACATACCATTATCTGAGGATGCATTGTATGAGATGAAAGATTGGGGTAGCCCTGAAGGTGAGCTACAAGGCATGGTTTTGGACATTGAAAGATCCATCTTCCGGGACCTCATTGACGAGGTCATAGGTTGCGAGGCTACAGAGAGGATGCAAGCTGGACAATGGAAACTGCGTAGGCAGCTGTCTTTCAGTAGTATAAACTGA